The genomic stretch CCAGTCAATTTTGCTTGCCAGCGCAAGGCATTCTCCCAGCATCACCTCCTCGTCATTATGGCCATCAGTTGCCGGCCAATCCACTCAGTATACGCTGGCGGGATGGCCTGGGATAACTCAGTCCGTGTCATCCAATCAATGCCCATGACCTGGCGCGCCCGCGCAACACCACTAAAATTCCCAACAGGCACAACCGGATCATGCGTGGCAGGCCGGCGACCCATTCGAAACCGTGATGGCCCTTCCGCCGGCAACAAAACAAACGGCACAATGAAACTGGTTTCAAACCAGCGCGTCCGCCTGAGATTCAACCCGAAAAATGCGCCGTTGAGTATAGTCGGGTCAACAAGCGGTGCACCTGGTACATTTTCGATAATGTACGGTCTGCCCGTTGCGACTAACACCTGTCTAGTATCTGCTACCAGGTCGGGATACTCCTGGCCGTTGGTGCGCCATTGTTGCGACGCCAATGAATACGCCTGGCACGGTGGCGACGCGTGAATGGCATCAAACTCATGACCATGTGCGGCGCAATATTCCAGCGCGTCCGCCTGGTGAAACTCAAACGGATAACGCGGCTGGGGGGCGATGTCCACGCCGACCACCTCAAAACCAGCACGATGGTACCCCATCCCTGCCCCGCCTGCACCGCAAAACAAATCTAGTAATCGCATGATAAACGCAAAACACCCCGTATCATTTGCCGATATTGTCAGTCAGTTGTTTGCTTGCCAGCGCAAGGCATTCTCCCAGCATCACCTCCTCTCAAACAACATTGGCTGCACGACCAACTCAGTACCAACTGACCGCACAATGGGAATCAACTCATCGGCCGCTACATCCGCCGCTGACCATTTTCTAGGCCACATATCCAATGACCACATCTCCCGTATTCGCGCTTCTTCGGCGACGTCAATTAAATCCACGCCAGGCCGACCGTTAGCAGCCTCATTGACCCGCCGCTGGATGTCCAGCACCAGCTTCAAAAAATGTGCCCGCGCCGGCATCGTTAACGGCCCTTTGCGTTGACCGTTTTTACTGTAACCGCCGTCCTGTGTGCGTTCCGGCGAAACCTTGCGCTTACGCCATTGCGCGCCTTTCATCTCACGGAACAGCGGCTTTAACTCCAACAACGGCAGCAGGTGATCCCATTCTGCCGTATTGGCCAACCGTTCCAACGCTACATCCCTACTGGCCAACGGGCAGCCAATACAGCCAGTGCGCACGTCACCATCGCCATATACAGCCGCAATCCCCGCAACCTCTTCGTAACCATGACGATACTGCTCAAAATACAGCCAGTCATACACATGGCATAACCGCCAATGGAGCAGCGGTGCCAACGTGTCTCCGGCCCAACTGGGCGGCTTAACCTCAAACCAACCCTGGCCACATTCACCAGAATCTTTGGAACAACTAACGGCAATCCGCTGGTCACGTACCGATGATTCCCCCAATCTGACGCCCGTAATTGACAAATATTTCTCGTCACCCCGCTGGGCATCGAGCGCCGCTGCCATCGGCTCAATTTTCAATTTAGGCGTACACCATCGAAAACGGTTTGATGGTGGCGGCACACCGTAACCCAGCATATACACATAAAAACGGTTATCCATTGCTGGCAATACCACCTGCGTGTCAAATCCATCATCACGCAGCCGATGCAGCAGCCGCATGGCTGTGGCGTGCAATGGTGGATACTCCTGCCGTGTGTCAGCATACAAAATGGTCAATGATTCCGGGGCCGGGACCAATCCCCGTTTGATCGCATATGCTACAAACGTAACGGTGGCCGAACTGTCCTTACCGCCACTATACGCTATCGACCACCGCCTATAACGACGGCCATACTCCGCCAATGAAGCGAGTGATAATTCCATCGCGTCTTGTAACGTTAATCTATCCTGTTCAAACAACGATTTTTGTTGGTTTGCCATCCTGCGCCTCCGTCACGCAAAACACCCCGTACCACTGCGCCGATATTGTCACATACAGGCGGGACGCGAGTCCAATGATACGGGGTGCTTTGCCCAACAAATCAGTTGTTGAAATCGGCGCTAGAAACACAAAACGCCCCGAAAACCTGTATGTGACAATGACCATCATACACCAACACCCGCGCCCTGTCAACGAATCCGCCGCTCCAGCGTCTCATGTTTCAGCCGCCGGTGCTCCACCAGCAGCCGGTCCACCTGCCGCAGCTCCATAATCAACGCCGCCCGGCGCGCCTCCAGGTAGTCCAGGAACACCGCCGACCCCTCCCCGGCCGGGACCGGGTCACTACCATCCAGCAGCCGCAGCAGCGCGTCGTCACTCATAGCACCCGCAGCCCCCGCCCCTCATACACGCTCTCCCGCGATTTGTTACCCAACACCGCCCGCTGGTGCGCCATAATCAGCGCCACCATGCCGTCAATCCGCTCCCGCGATTTGTTTTTATCCGGCTTGATATTCCCGGCCGGGTCCTGCGCCGCCACCAGATTGTCCGCCATCCACGCCAGCGCCGGGTGGTTGCCATGCCCCAGCACCCCCTGCGCAATCGCCACCTCCAACGCCCGCATGGCCGGGTTCATCGTCACAAACCCCTGGCGAAACTCCACCAGCGTCAGCCCCTCCTCGCCCAAATGGTTGGTGACGCTGGTCGCATTCCACGGGTCAAACGCCACCTCGACCAAATCAAATTGCGCCGCGTCCGCGCGGATCTGCGCCTCAATCCAATCATAATCCACCACGTTGCCCGGCGTCAGCGTCAACAGCCCCGCCCGCGCCCAGGCGTCATACGGCACCCGGTCCCGGCTCACCCGCTGCTGCAAATTCTCCTCCGGCAGCCACAGCCGCACCAGCACCCACCACAACTCCCCCTCCTCCGCCGGCGGAAACACCAGCACCCAGGCGCTGATGTCCGTCGTGGTCGATAGGTCCAGCCCCCCATAGCAGCGCCGCCCCGCCAGCGCCGCCTCAGCCGGCACCGGCCGGGTACCCGCCGAACGCCATTTGTCCCCATCAATCCAGCGCGTCTCCGCCTGCGTCCACACATTCAAATGCAGCCGCAGGAACGCATTCAGCCGCGCCGGCATCTCCCGCGCCCGGCCGGCCAACCGCCGGATGTCATCTGATTTTTTGCTCACGTCCAGGTTCGGGTTGGCCTTCAC from Flavobacteriales bacterium encodes the following:
- a CDS encoding DNA cytosine methyltransferase — translated: MRLLDLFCGAGGAGMGYHRAGFEVVGVDIAPQPRYPFEFHQADALEYCAAHGHEFDAIHASPPCQAYSLASQQWRTNGQEYPDLVADTRQVLVATGRPYIIENVPGAPLVDPTILNGAFFGLNLRRTRWFETSFIVPFVLLPAEGPSRFRMGRRPATHDPVVPVGNFSGVARARQVMGIDWMTRTELSQAIPPAYTEWIGRQLMAIMTRR
- a CDS encoding phosphoadenosine phosphosulfate reductase family protein, whose translation is MANQQKSLFEQDRLTLQDAMELSLASLAEYGRRYRRWSIAYSGGKDSSATVTFVAYAIKRGLVPAPESLTILYADTRQEYPPLHATAMRLLHRLRDDGFDTQVVLPAMDNRFYVYMLGYGVPPPSNRFRWCTPKLKIEPMAAALDAQRGDEKYLSITGVRLGESSVRDQRIAVSCSKDSGECGQGWFEVKPPSWAGDTLAPLLHWRLCHVYDWLYFEQYRHGYEEVAGIAAVYGDGDVRTGCIGCPLASRDVALERLANTAEWDHLLPLLELKPLFREMKGAQWRKRKVSPERTQDGGYSKNGQRKGPLTMPARAHFLKLVLDIQRRVNEAANGRPGVDLIDVAEEARIREMWSLDMWPRKWSAADVAADELIPIVRSVGTELVVQPMLFERR